In Corynebacterium guangdongense, one DNA window encodes the following:
- the rfbD gene encoding dTDP-4-dehydrorhamnose reductase, which yields MIEGLKIIDLAVHEDGRGWFKENWRADWLDFRPVQQNVSFNAARGTTRGLHAEPWDKLVSVAHGRVFGAWHDLREGSATFGETVTHEFGPESAVFVPRGVANGFQALDDDTVYTYLVGDYWSAQAQYANISLNLVDWPLEPVNVSAKDLATPAVAEPISPRRVLVTGANGQLGSALRRLLPDAEFCTHDEFDITDPPARNWRQYEAIINTAAYNDVDGAENDRARAWAVNATGPAKLARIAADNDITLVHVSTDYVFDGAKEGAYTEEDPVSPLSFYGAAKAAGDTAAATAPKHYVVRTTWVAGNGGNFIRTMMDLAARDVEPRVVDDQRGRPTFAEDLARAIVHLLEKKPEYGVYNVTGGGDAAGRDEIAMATFIAVGHDPAEVHPTPSAEYYGDAPHAPRPANSELSLDKITATGFTPQNWRVGLALYVALTP from the coding sequence ATGATTGAGGGACTCAAGATCATCGACCTGGCCGTCCATGAGGACGGTCGCGGCTGGTTCAAGGAGAACTGGCGGGCGGACTGGCTGGATTTCCGCCCTGTGCAGCAGAACGTCTCCTTCAACGCGGCGCGGGGCACGACCCGGGGCCTGCACGCCGAGCCCTGGGACAAGCTGGTCTCGGTGGCCCACGGCCGGGTCTTCGGCGCCTGGCACGACCTGCGGGAGGGCTCGGCCACCTTCGGTGAGACCGTGACCCACGAGTTCGGGCCGGAGTCGGCGGTGTTCGTGCCGCGGGGGGTGGCCAACGGGTTCCAAGCTCTGGACGATGACACGGTCTACACCTACCTGGTGGGTGATTACTGGTCGGCGCAGGCGCAGTACGCCAACATTTCGCTGAACCTGGTGGACTGGCCGCTGGAGCCGGTCAATGTCTCGGCCAAGGATCTGGCCACCCCGGCGGTGGCGGAGCCGATCTCCCCGCGCAGGGTGCTGGTGACCGGCGCCAACGGCCAGCTGGGCTCGGCGCTGCGCAGGCTCCTGCCTGACGCGGAGTTCTGCACCCACGACGAGTTCGACATCACCGATCCGCCGGCGCGCAACTGGCGCCAGTATGAGGCGATCATCAACACCGCGGCGTACAACGACGTCGATGGTGCGGAGAATGACCGGGCGCGGGCGTGGGCGGTGAATGCGACGGGTCCGGCGAAGCTGGCCCGGATTGCCGCCGACAACGACATCACGCTGGTGCACGTGTCCACCGATTACGTCTTCGACGGGGCGAAGGAGGGGGCGTACACGGAGGAGGATCCGGTCTCGCCGCTGTCCTTCTACGGGGCGGCGAAGGCCGCGGGTGACACCGCGGCGGCGACCGCCCCGAAACACTACGTGGTGCGCACCACCTGGGTCGCCGGCAACGGCGGCAACTTCATCCGCACCATGATGGATCTGGCGGCGCGGGACGTCGAGCCCCGCGTCGTCGACGACCAGCGCGGCCGGCCGACGTTTGCCGAGGACCTGGCCAGGGCCATCGTCCACCTGCTGGAGAAGAAGCCCGAGTACGGCGTCTACAACGTCACCGGCGGCGGCGACGCCGCCGGCCGCGACGAGATCGCCATGGCCACCTTCATCGCCGTCGGCCACGACCCGGCCGAGGTCCACCCCACCCCGTCGGCGGAGTACTACGGTGACGCCCCGCACGCGCCCCGCCCGGCCAACAGCGAACTGTCCCTGGACAAGATCACCGCGACCGGGTTCACCCCGCAGAATTGGCGCGTCGGGCTCGCGCTGTACGTGGCCCTGACCCCCTAG
- the rfbA gene encoding glucose-1-phosphate thymidylyltransferase RfbA translates to MRGIILAGGSGTRLYPITQAISKQLMPIYDKPMIYYPLSTLIQAGIREILIITTPEDQPNFRRLLGDGSHLGVMIDYAVQPRPEGLAQSFLIGEEFIGEEDVALVLGDNIFDGHGFSTALQTCRDPEGGIVFAYEVSDPERYGVVEFDPETDRAVSIEEKPTHPKSNHAVVGLYFYDNSVVEIAKQITPSARGELEITAVNEAYLRQGRLQVRRMLRGDVWLDTGTVDSMSEAAAYVEVLQKRTGQMIGSPEIAAYEAGFIDADALRSLAGPLTKSGYGQYLEDVLSL, encoded by the coding sequence ATGAGAGGCATCATCCTGGCCGGTGGGTCCGGCACCCGTTTGTACCCCATCACGCAGGCGATTTCGAAGCAGCTGATGCCGATCTACGACAAGCCGATGATCTACTACCCGCTGTCCACGCTGATTCAGGCGGGCATCCGGGAGATCCTCATCATCACCACCCCGGAGGATCAGCCGAATTTTCGACGCCTGCTCGGTGACGGCTCCCACCTGGGCGTCATGATCGACTACGCGGTACAGCCCCGACCGGAGGGGTTGGCACAGTCCTTCCTCATCGGCGAGGAGTTCATCGGCGAGGAGGACGTGGCTCTGGTCCTGGGCGACAACATCTTCGACGGCCACGGTTTTTCCACCGCGCTGCAGACCTGCCGGGACCCGGAGGGCGGCATCGTCTTCGCCTACGAGGTCTCGGATCCGGAGCGCTACGGCGTCGTCGAGTTCGACCCAGAGACAGATCGGGCGGTGTCCATCGAGGAGAAGCCGACGCACCCGAAGTCGAACCACGCGGTGGTGGGCCTGTACTTCTACGACAACAGCGTGGTGGAGATCGCGAAGCAGATCACGCCGAGCGCGCGGGGCGAGCTGGAGATCACCGCGGTCAACGAGGCCTACCTGCGCCAGGGACGGTTGCAGGTGCGGCGGATGCTGCGCGGTGACGTGTGGCTGGACACCGGGACGGTGGATTCCATGTCGGAGGCCGCGGCATATGTCGAGGTGCTGCAGAAACGTACTGGCCAGATGATCGGCTCCCCCGAGATCGCGGCCTACGAGGCCGGGTTCATCGACGCCGACGCCCTTCGGTCCCTCGCCGGCCCTCTGACGAAATCCGGATACGGGCAGTACCTTGAAGACGTACTGTCGCTATGA